The following are encoded in a window of Kogia breviceps isolate mKogBre1 chromosome 12, mKogBre1 haplotype 1, whole genome shotgun sequence genomic DNA:
- the GPR84 gene encoding G-protein coupled receptor 84, translating into MWNTSDANFSCYHESVLGYRYVAVSWGVVVAVTGTVGNVLTLLALAIQPKLRTRFNLLIANLTVADLLYCTLLQPFSVDTYLHLHWRTGATFCRVFGLLLFASNSVSILTLCLIALGRYLLIAHPKLFPHIFSAKGIVLALVSTWVVGVASFAPLWPIYVLVPVVCTCSFDRIRGRPYTTILMGIYFVVGLSSVGVFYCLIHRQVKRAARALDQYKLRQASIHSNHVAGTDEAMPGRFQELDGRLASGGHSEGISSEPVSAATTQTLEGDSSSVGDQSNSKAAKQMAEKNPPGEPAKARTTKRDQRAQDSPSEFGKVTRMCFAVFLCFSLSYIPFLLLNILDAKVRAPRVVHMLAANLTWLNGCINPVLYAAMNRQFRQAYGSLLKRRPQSFHRFH; encoded by the coding sequence ATGTGGAACACCTCTGATGCCAACTTCTCCTGCTACCATGAGTCTGTGCTGGGCTATCGTTACGTGGCAGTTAGCTGGGGCGTGGTGGTGGCCGTGACGGGCACCGTGGGCAACGTGCTCACCCTGCTGGCCTTGGCCATCCAGCCCAAGCTCCGTACCCGCTTCAACCTGCTCATCGCCAACCTCACAGTGGCCGATCTGCTCTATTGCACCCTTCTCCAGCCCTTCTCTGTGGACACCTACCTCCACCTGCACTGGCGCACTGGTGCCACCTTCTGCAGGGTCTTTGGGCTCCTCCTTTTTGCGTCCAACTCTGTCTCCATCCTCACCCTCTGCCTCATCGCCCTGGGACGCTACCTCCTCATTGCCCACCCGAAGCTCTTTCCCCATATTTTCAGTGCCAAGGGCATCGTGCTAGCACTGGTGAGCACCTGGGTGGTGGGTGTGGCCAGCTTTGCTCCCCTCTGGCCAATCTATGTCTTGGTGCCCGTAGTCTGCACCTGCAGCTTTGATCGCATTCGAGGCCGGCCCTATACCACCATCCTCATGGGCATCTACTTTGTGGTTGGGCTCAGCAGTGTCGGCGTCTTCTATTGCCTCATCCACCGCCAGGTGAAGCGAGCAGCACGGGCGCTGGATCAGTACAAGCTGCGCCAGGCGAGCATCCACTCCAATCACGTGGCTGGGACAGATGAGGCCATGCCTGGTCGTTTCCAGGAGCTGGACGGTAGGCTGGCATCAGGAGGGCACAGCGAGGGGATTTCATCTGAGCCAGTCAGTGCTGCCACCACCCAGACCCTGGAAGGGGACTCATCATCAGTGGGCGACCAGAGCAACAGCAAGGCAGCTAAGCAAATGGCAGAGAAAAACCCTCCCGGAGAGCCTGCCAAAGCCAGGACAACTAAAAGAGACCAGAGAGCTCAGGACTCTCCGTCAGAGTTTGGGAAGGTGACTCGGATGTGTTTTGCTGTGTTCCTCTGCTTCTCCCTGAGCTACATCCCTTTCCTGCTGCTCAACATCCTGGATGCCAAGGTCCGGGCTCCCCGGGTTGTCCACATGCTTGCTGCCAACCTCACCTGGCTCAATGGTTGTATCAACCCTGTGCTCTATGCAGCCATGAACCGCCAATTCCGCCAAGCCTATGGCTCCCTCCTAAAACGAAGGCCCCAGAGTTTTCATAGGTTCCATTAG
- the ZNF385A gene encoding zinc finger protein 385A isoform X1 has product MQPPLDLKQILPFPLEPAPTLGLFSNYNTMDPVQKAVLSHTFGGPLLKTKRPIISCNVCQIRFNSQSQAEAHYKGNRHARRVKGIEAAKTRGREPSVRETGDPAPPGGTPPNGEGVAPRPVTVSMENGLGPAPGSPEKQPGSPSPPSVLETGQGVTKGEGGTPAPASLPGGSKEEEEKAKRLLYCALCKVAVNSLSQLEAHNKGTKHKTILEARSGLGPIKAYPRLGPPTPGEPEAPAQDRTFHCEICNVKVNSEVQLKQHISSRRHRDGVAGKPNPLLSRHKKPRGAGELAGTLTFSKELPKSLAGGLLPSPLAVAAVMAAAAGSPLSLRPAPAAPLLQGPPITHPLLHPAPGPIRTAHGPILFSPY; this is encoded by the exons ATGGACCCTGTGCAGAAGGCTGTACTCTCCCACACTTTTGGGGGACCCTTACTCAAGACCAAGCGGCCCATCATTTCCTGTAATGTCTGTCAGATCCGCTTCAATTCTCAG AGCCAGGCTGAGGCACACTACAAGGGTAATCGCCATGCCCGAAGAGTCAAAGGCATCGAGGCCGCCAAGACTCGAGGCAGGGAGCCCAGCGTCCGGGAAACAGGAGATCCAGCTCCCCCAGGCGGCACGCCCCCAAATGGAGAGGGTGTAGCGCCCCGTCCAG TGACAGTTTCCATGGAAAATGGACTGGGTCCAGCCCCGGGATCCCCAGAGAAACAACCTGGCTCCCCATCACCTCCCAGTGTTCTGGAGACTGGTCAGGGTGTGACCAAGGGTGAAGGGGGGACTCCAGCCCCAGCTTCCCTGCCTGGGGGTagcaaggaagaggaggagaaggccaAGCGGCTGCTCTACTGTGCTCTGTGCAAGGTGGCAGTGAACTCCCTGTCCCAGCTTGAGGCACATAACAAAG GTACTAAGCACAAGACAATTCTGGAGGCCCGAAGTGGACTGGGCCCCATCAAAGCTTACCCTCGGCTGGGGCCTCCCACTCCCGGGGAACCAGAGGCCCCTGCCCAGGACCGAACCTTCCACTGTGAGATCTGCAACGTCAAGGTCAACTCGGAGGTCCAACTGAAACAG CACATTTCCAGCCGGCGGCACCGAGATGGCGTGGCCGGGAAACCCAACCCCCTACTGAGCCGTCACAAGAAGCCCAGGGGCGCCGGGGAGCTGGCG ggCACTCTGACTTTCTCCAAGGAGCTGCCCAAGTCCTTGGCCGGAGgcctgctccccagccccctcGCGGTGGCTGCGGTGATGGCAGCGGCAGCAGGCTCCCCGCTGTCTCTGCGCCCGGCTCCCGCCGCACCTCTTCTCCAGGGACCGCCGATCACCCACCCCCTGCTCCACCCGGCCCCCGGGCCCATCCGAACTGCGCACGGACCCATCCTCTTCTCCCCCTACTGA
- the ZNF385A gene encoding zinc finger protein 385A isoform X3: MDPVQKAVLSHTFGGPLLKTKRPIISCNVCQIRFNSQSQAEAHYKGNRHARRVKGIEAAKTRGREPSVRETGDPAPPGGTPPNGEGVAPRPVTVSMENGLGPAPGSPEKQPGSPSPPSVLETGQGVTKGEGGTPAPASLPGGSKEEEEKAKRLLYCALCKVAVNSLSQLEAHNKGTKHKTILEARSGLGPIKAYPRLGPPTPGEPEAPAQDRTFHCEICNVKVNSEVQLKQHISSRRHRDGVAGKPNPLLSRHKKPRGAGELAGTLTFSKELPKSLAGGLLPSPLAVAAVMAAAAGSPLSLRPAPAAPLLQGPPITHPLLHPAPGPIRTAHGPILFSPY; the protein is encoded by the exons ATGGACCCTGTGCAGAAGGCTGTACTCTCCCACACTTTTGGGGGACCCTTACTCAAGACCAAGCGGCCCATCATTTCCTGTAATGTCTGTCAGATCCGCTTCAATTCTCAG AGCCAGGCTGAGGCACACTACAAGGGTAATCGCCATGCCCGAAGAGTCAAAGGCATCGAGGCCGCCAAGACTCGAGGCAGGGAGCCCAGCGTCCGGGAAACAGGAGATCCAGCTCCCCCAGGCGGCACGCCCCCAAATGGAGAGGGTGTAGCGCCCCGTCCAG TGACAGTTTCCATGGAAAATGGACTGGGTCCAGCCCCGGGATCCCCAGAGAAACAACCTGGCTCCCCATCACCTCCCAGTGTTCTGGAGACTGGTCAGGGTGTGACCAAGGGTGAAGGGGGGACTCCAGCCCCAGCTTCCCTGCCTGGGGGTagcaaggaagaggaggagaaggccaAGCGGCTGCTCTACTGTGCTCTGTGCAAGGTGGCAGTGAACTCCCTGTCCCAGCTTGAGGCACATAACAAAG GTACTAAGCACAAGACAATTCTGGAGGCCCGAAGTGGACTGGGCCCCATCAAAGCTTACCCTCGGCTGGGGCCTCCCACTCCCGGGGAACCAGAGGCCCCTGCCCAGGACCGAACCTTCCACTGTGAGATCTGCAACGTCAAGGTCAACTCGGAGGTCCAACTGAAACAG CACATTTCCAGCCGGCGGCACCGAGATGGCGTGGCCGGGAAACCCAACCCCCTACTGAGCCGTCACAAGAAGCCCAGGGGCGCCGGGGAGCTGGCG ggCACTCTGACTTTCTCCAAGGAGCTGCCCAAGTCCTTGGCCGGAGgcctgctccccagccccctcGCGGTGGCTGCGGTGATGGCAGCGGCAGCAGGCTCCCCGCTGTCTCTGCGCCCGGCTCCCGCCGCACCTCTTCTCCAGGGACCGCCGATCACCCACCCCCTGCTCCACCCGGCCCCCGGGCCCATCCGAACTGCGCACGGACCCATCCTCTTCTCCCCCTACTGA
- the ZNF385A gene encoding zinc finger protein 385A isoform X2: MEPRPPGSRRMDPVQKAVLSHTFGGPLLKTKRPIISCNVCQIRFNSQSQAEAHYKGNRHARRVKGIEAAKTRGREPSVRETGDPAPPGGTPPNGEGVAPRPVTVSMENGLGPAPGSPEKQPGSPSPPSVLETGQGVTKGEGGTPAPASLPGGSKEEEEKAKRLLYCALCKVAVNSLSQLEAHNKGTKHKTILEARSGLGPIKAYPRLGPPTPGEPEAPAQDRTFHCEICNVKVNSEVQLKQHISSRRHRDGVAGKPNPLLSRHKKPRGAGELAGTLTFSKELPKSLAGGLLPSPLAVAAVMAAAAGSPLSLRPAPAAPLLQGPPITHPLLHPAPGPIRTAHGPILFSPY, translated from the exons ATGGAGCCACGTCCCCCGGGGTCTCGCAGG ATGGACCCTGTGCAGAAGGCTGTACTCTCCCACACTTTTGGGGGACCCTTACTCAAGACCAAGCGGCCCATCATTTCCTGTAATGTCTGTCAGATCCGCTTCAATTCTCAG AGCCAGGCTGAGGCACACTACAAGGGTAATCGCCATGCCCGAAGAGTCAAAGGCATCGAGGCCGCCAAGACTCGAGGCAGGGAGCCCAGCGTCCGGGAAACAGGAGATCCAGCTCCCCCAGGCGGCACGCCCCCAAATGGAGAGGGTGTAGCGCCCCGTCCAG TGACAGTTTCCATGGAAAATGGACTGGGTCCAGCCCCGGGATCCCCAGAGAAACAACCTGGCTCCCCATCACCTCCCAGTGTTCTGGAGACTGGTCAGGGTGTGACCAAGGGTGAAGGGGGGACTCCAGCCCCAGCTTCCCTGCCTGGGGGTagcaaggaagaggaggagaaggccaAGCGGCTGCTCTACTGTGCTCTGTGCAAGGTGGCAGTGAACTCCCTGTCCCAGCTTGAGGCACATAACAAAG GTACTAAGCACAAGACAATTCTGGAGGCCCGAAGTGGACTGGGCCCCATCAAAGCTTACCCTCGGCTGGGGCCTCCCACTCCCGGGGAACCAGAGGCCCCTGCCCAGGACCGAACCTTCCACTGTGAGATCTGCAACGTCAAGGTCAACTCGGAGGTCCAACTGAAACAG CACATTTCCAGCCGGCGGCACCGAGATGGCGTGGCCGGGAAACCCAACCCCCTACTGAGCCGTCACAAGAAGCCCAGGGGCGCCGGGGAGCTGGCG ggCACTCTGACTTTCTCCAAGGAGCTGCCCAAGTCCTTGGCCGGAGgcctgctccccagccccctcGCGGTGGCTGCGGTGATGGCAGCGGCAGCAGGCTCCCCGCTGTCTCTGCGCCCGGCTCCCGCCGCACCTCTTCTCCAGGGACCGCCGATCACCCACCCCCTGCTCCACCCGGCCCCCGGGCCCATCCGAACTGCGCACGGACCCATCCTCTTCTCCCCCTACTGA